In the genome of Massilia sp. W12, the window ATCAGCCTGCTTGGCCTGTGCTGGACTCTGAAATTCATCTGGGCCCCGTTGATTGATTTCACGCGCCGCCATCGCTACTGGATGGTGGCGGCGGATGTGGGCATGGGTTTGATCATGCTGCAATTCGCCATCAATAACGGTTATGGCCCCTGGGTCTGGCTGGCGATTGGCTTATTCACCGCCATGTCGGCCACCAATGATATTGCGATTGACGGCTATACCATTGAGCAACTCGACCAGCGCGAGATGGGGCTGGCGAACGGGATCCGGATTGGCATGTACCGGGTCGGCATGTTGATGGCCGGTATCTTGCTGTGGTGCTCTGACGCCTTGGGCTGGACCGCAACTTGGGGCCTGGCCGCGCTCTTCTTCCTGCTGCTGGGCTTGACTTGCCTGAATGCGCCGCCGGAACCGCCGCGCTTGCGCCCGCGCGATCCGGCGGGCTTATGGGATGAATTGGACGGTTTGCAGCGGCAGCCGCTGTTGCTGCTGGCGATTGCCTCATTTTTCGCCGCCTTGCTGTGGCCGGTGGTGTTGACGCTGGATCCGGCTTGGGCCGCAGACTATAAAAAGCTGTGGTGGTATAAAGGCGGGCCGCCGGTGCTGCTGCTGTTTGCCGCCACCCTGCTGTTCCGCGCCGGTTTGCAAGCCCAGACTGAGAAGCAAAAGCAGGTGGCGCAGCAAGGCCCGCTGTTTGGCGCGCTGATTGCGCTGCTGCAAAAGCCGCATGCCGGCTTGCTGCTCTTGTTTATTTTGATTTTCAAATTGGCCGATGCGTCTATCGGCTTCATGATCAAACCATTTTGGGTCGATTCCGGTTTCACCAATGCGCAGATTGGCATGGTTTCGGTGAATATCGGCTTAGGGCTGTCGATTGCCGGCGGCCTGGTGGGCGGCTGGTACACCGACCGGGTTGGCATTTTTAAAGCCCTGTGGGTACTGGGGCTGTTCCAGGCGGTCTCAAATCTGGGCTATGTGCTGGCGGCGGCGTATGTGCCGCATGTGCCGCAAGGCAGCCCGATTGCGTTTGAACACCAGATGCTGATGTATGGCGCCAGCGTGATCGAATCCTTTACCGGCGGTTTGGGCACGGCGGCGTTTATGGCGTTTTTGATGGCGATTGTCGATAAAGAGCGCGCCACCACGGAATACGCCTTGCTGTCCTCGGTGTTTGCCTTTTCGCGCTCCATCGCCGGCTGGGCCGGCGGCATTGGCGCGCAAGATATGGGATATATGAATTATTTCCTGCTGACCTTTATTCTGGCCTTCCCGGCCTATATATTGCTGCCGTGGATCAAGCAGATCCTGCAACAGGCAACGGAGAAATCATGAAGACAAAATTATTGCTCAGCAGCGCCGCGTTGATGCTGGCCATGCACGCGCCGGCCATGGCGCAAAACCAGGCCTCGGCCAGTCAGGAAGACGGGGTGAAAGTGGGCGGCATGTCCGGCATGCGCAATCTGGTGCCTGCCGAAGAGCTGGAAAAAATGGCCGCGCAACAATATTTGTCGATGAAGCAGCAAGCCGAAACGAAAAAAGCGCTGGCCCCCGACAATCATCCGCAAGTCAAACGCTTGCGCACAATTGCGGATAAATTGATTCCCTACGCCAGCAAATGGAATCCGCGTGCGCCGCAATGGAAATGGGAAGTAAATCTGATCGGTTCCAAACAGATCAACGCCTTTTGCATGCCGGGCGGCAAGATTGCGTTTTACACCGGGATTTTGGATCAGCTGCAGCTGACCGATGATGAAGTGGCCTTGGTGATGGGACATGAAATCGCGCATGCCTTGCGCGAACACGGACGCGAGCGCATGGCCAAAACCAAGGTCACCGGCGCGCTGGCCGGCCTCGCTGCCGGGATTTTGTCGTACAAAGGCGTGAATCCGCAAGTCGCCGACGGCTTGACGCACGGCGTGGCGAATCTGACCCTCTTGAAATTTTCGCGCGACAATGAGACTGATGCCGATGTGGTGGGCCTGGACATCGCCGCGCGCGCCGGCTACGACCCGCGCGCCGGCGTCACCCTGTGGCAAAAAATGGGCGCCGCCAGCAAAGGCGCGCCGCCGCAATGGTTGTCCACCCACCCGGCCGGCACAGACCGTATCGCGGAAATCAAAAAACGCCTGCCGGAAGTGATGCCGCTGTATGCGCAGACCAAGGGCAAAAACGTAGCCAGCTTGCCGCCGTTTAAAACCAATACCAATTTGCCGCCGGTGCAGTGAGGAAATATGTCAGGCGACAGCGCGCTTGTGGCGGGGATTGGCTTGCTTGCCCTGGACTGGCTGGCGGATTGCGCAAGCAAGATCAATGCTTGGTGAGATAGGCGCCTGAAAGCGCACAGCCAAATCATGCAAGCGCTTATCCACTGTCCATATTCTGGCGCCTGGCGTGATCAAGGTTGAGGCCAACAGACAGATATCAACCAAGCCGCAGCCCAAGCCAAACAAGCGCTCCCTTTCAATGAAGTCCATCACTTCTGCGTGGCGCAGGTGGTGTGCCGCAGGCCAATTCCAGTCGCACCACAGGGTGAATCAACGCTTCATCACGCAGCAATAGATTCACCCAATCCGTATTGCCATGACGGAAATGGTCGATCCATACCGGGCTGTCAATCAGGATATTCATGCGCTTTCGGCATATCCGGGTTAGCGCCGCCGAGCGCGGCGAGGCGCTTGGTCGTTTGGATACGAACAAAGGTTTGCATCGCGACGCGAAATACGTCTGTTTTTTCCAAAAATCCGCAGGATGCGTGCCCATAGGCGTATTGCGGCGGGGCTGGATTTGCTTATGTTGATGCTTGCTGCGCTGTGCAATGCTGAAAAAAGTCCAGTAAAGCGGCTGCAGCGGCTTGCGGCGCGGCCTGCAACAGGCAATGCGGAGCGGCAACGCTGACTTTGTGCGCCAGCGGTTGCAGTGCATGAATTTCCCGCCAGGCGCGCGCCGGTACGATGCGATCCTGGCTTGCTTGCAGATACAACAGGGGCACGCGCAATTGACGCAATTCCTGACTGACATCGATTTTCGTCACACTCAATAAACGCTGACGCAACACGGTATGGCTGGCTTGCCGCACTGCCTGCGCCAGCGCCGCGCGCAAGGGCGGCGTGCTGTATTGTCCCAGCAGCGCGAAAGACATCAGACTCGGCGGCGCCAGTTGTATTGGCAGCAGCGTCGCCAAGGGCGCGATGCGCGCTGCGTGCGGGTGCGGATTGCGGATAAAGCTGGCGCATAAAATCACACCGCGCAAACCTGCGGGTGATTGCGCTGCCAATTGCAGCGCCAGCGGCCCGGAGAACGATTCGCCAAGCAAATAAAACGGCCTGTCAGAGGGACAGGCTGCGCGCGCCAGCGGAGCCAAGCCCTGATAGTCCAGCACGGTGTGGCCAGGATAGCGCACGATTTGCGGCGTAATCCGCATAGCGGGGCATGCGGCCAGGGCTGCGCACAAAGGCGCAAATAAATCGCCAGTGCCATCCAGGCCAGGCAAAAGAACCAGGGCTGCGTCTTCATTCATAGGCGTGCTCGCCAGTGGGATATTGGACAGGGTTGATTGTGTCAAATTGTACTGCGCAGTTGTGGATGAGCGGTAATCATATTTCTCAGATTTATTCTTCGACTCTCCAGTCGATATCAAGCAGAATTTCTGCTGGTGCTGCGCTGCCGGGCGCCGCCTGGCAGCTTGCGGCAGCGCGCAATGCCGCTTGATCCAGGGTGGCGGAGGCATTGCTGCGCACGATTTGCGCCGATTGCACTTTGCCATCCGCATCTAATTGCAAGGCCAGCCGACTGACGCCCTGTGCGCCATCCAGCAGGGCTGCGCGCGGATAGTGCAAATCAGGGCAATCCACCAGAGGCGTTACTGCTGTCGCAGGCAGCGTTTGCGTATCGCTGTGTTCTGCTGCAGCGCGCTCTGGCGGCATGACATCTTGCCCGGGTGCTTTATGTGCATCTGACGCGGCATGACCTGAGACATTGGGCGACCACTGAGGGATAAGGCCGCAGGTGCAGCAGCGCTCGTGCCATGGGGGCAATTCAGCAAGCCGCATGAGCTGAAGCGTCGTTTGCGTCAGCCTTGCCTGTAAGCCAGGATTGACCAGCCCGCATGTCCTCCACTCAAACCGGGATATAGCAAAGGGGACGGCGTTTTTGGCGCCGGGGCATGTCGCGCAGCATAATGCAGTGACAGACCTGCAGCCCCGTGCGCCAGCAGCACCATACCCAGCAGGATGAGTTGCAAGTAACGCCGCCTCATTCGATTTTCCACACATAGTCCAGCTTGGCCCAAGCCATTTCCGCTACGCCATCCAGGCTGGCGGCCTGAAAGCGGCACAGGCTTAAGGCCGCCATCGCCGCCTTGTCCAATTGGCGCGAGCCGCTGCTTTTCAAGACTTTGGCTTCCAGCACTTGATTATCTTTGCCGATCAAAAACGCCAGGCTGACCGCGCCTTCTTCGCCATTGCGCAACGCTTGCGCCGGATATTCCGGTTTGGCGCAGTCTTTGGCGTCGGCGCGCGCTTCTGTGCGCAGCGGTGTTTTTTTCTGCGGCGGCTGGCTGATTTCCTGCGCCAGCGTTGCGCCGGACGGCGGATTCAACGGCCCATCTTGCGTTGGGGTGTCTGTCACCCACAGCGTGGTCGGCTCCGTGGGCGCCGGGTGGATTGCAAGCCGTGGTGGAATCCGCAGCGGCGTGAACTTGGTCTTCGGTGGCTCCAGCGGCGGCGTATCCTTGGACTTGGGCGGATCAGCCGGTTTGATGATTGTGATATCCACTGGTTTTGAAGCGGGTTTGAAGATGACCCGCTTACTCAAGCCCTGCACGATGGCGGCCAATAAACTCATGTGGATGACGCCGACCAGCAGCATGCGGGTAAGCGGCGGACGTTCTGCTTGGGTTGAAAAGTGCATATGATCTCCATTCTTTTTCCAATTGATGGAAGGATTTATTTCCATGCTGTGGAAATAATGTAACCTTAAAATGGAAATGTGAGAAGAATTTTTTCTGTTTGATGGCAAAAATTTTGCTATATCGAAGCAAAAGAGGGTGCTGCAGCGCATTCCGCGCCGCCATATCAGCTTGCAATCAGCCGGAAGTTCAGTCGGTCAGGCAGGCGCCCTGGGTGCAGCCATGCCGGGTTTTGGCGTCGTAGTCGCGGTCGGCCTGCTGGCCTTTTTCTATCAGCAGCGTGCCGCGCAGATTGGCGTTTTGCTTGAGTTCCTGGCAGTTGCTCATGCGCGGCATCGACTTGATTTCGCGTTCAATTTGATAGGCCGCCAGTTGGCCATGTTGCTTGTGGCCATTTTCATGCCGGGTCAGGGCGGCCAAAAATGGATTGAATTCTGCGCGGACTTTGTTTTCCGCCGCCAGCAAACGCGGCAGCGTGGTGATGGTCAGCAACTTGACTTGCACAGAATCGATGCCGCATAAGCCGTCTGCGCCCTTGTTGAAGGTGAAATTCCAAACGATTTCCCATCTGGTGTAGCCATGAAAGCTGCGCCCGTTTTCGCGCAGCGGCGTGCTGCGCTCCAAGGCGTCAAACAACGATTGTCCGGGCGTCTGTCGCACATCATAGTGGCGCACCTGATGTTCTTCCGAGACTGCGGCTTGCGCCATACCGGGCAGCATGGCAAACAGCAAGGGGAGGAGTTGGCGGCGCATATGACATCCTTTAGCAACAGAATTGGCAAGATGGGCGAAGGTCTCAGTATGACAGAACCGTGATGGCTTGCAGTCAGGATGTTGGTGGATGATGGAATTGCTATAAAATAGCAATTCCAACTTCCATAAAATAGCATCATGACTGCACCTATCCGCATTTTGCATGCCGATGACCACCCGGTGGTCTTGGATGGTTTCGCCAGCGCGCTGGAACAATACGATATTCACACCGTGGCCAAGGCGCATAGCGTGGAACAGGCGCTGGCGCAATACCGGCAGGAAGCGCCGGATGTGGCGATTCTGGATTTGCGTTTTGGCAGCGCGCTCACCGGGCTGGATGCGGCGCGTCAATTGCTGGCCGAATTCCCCAAGGCGAAAATCGTATTCCTCTCGCAATTTGATCAAGACAGCCTGATCAAAGAAGCCTACCGTCTGGGCGCGCATGCCTTCATCACCAAAGATTGCACGCCGCAGGAATTGGCGCAGGCAGTGCGGCAAGCCCATGCCGGTCAGCTGTATTTCATGCCGGCGATTGCCGAGCGGCTGGCGAATTTGTCGATACGCGGTGACCATTCGCCGCAAAGCCTGCTGGATGAACGGGAATTGCAGATTTTCACGCGCATGGCCGAAGGGCTGACCAACCAGGAAATCGCCGATCAATTGCAGCTTTCCAGCAAAACCATCAGCAACACCAGCCAAACCATTAAAGACAAGCTGGGTGTGCAGCGCGCAGCTGACATCACCCGCCTGGCCCTGAAACACGGTTTGCTGAGCGCATGATGCGGCTGGCCTGGCTGCACAGCCTGCGCGTGCGCCTCTTGAGTCTGGCGCTCTTGCCTTTGCTCTTGATGTTTGCCGCCATGCTGATGTATGCGCGCCAGGCGCAAAACAGCGCGGCTGAGCAGGAATTGCAGGAACGCGCCGCGCTGGCTTCCACCGCGCTGGCGGAAAGTCTGGGGGCGCCTTTGCGCGCGCGCGATTGGCGCAGCATGCGCGTGAGTTTGAATGCAGTGCTGCAGGCCGATCACAGCATTGCCCTGATTGAAGTGTTTGATTTGCAAAACAGGCTGGTGTTGGAGGTTGAGGGCAAGTCCGGGCGCCGTGAAGCGCTGCGCAGTTTCCGCGCGACGATTCGCGACCCGGCGATTTATGTGACGCCGCTGGCAAGCAGCAGCAATGGACAAATTGCCCCGCAGCCTTCGCATATCGGCATCTTACGCGTCAGTT includes:
- a CDS encoding MFS transporter, which codes for MEGQKLLKSKIFWIGLLYFSEGFPLGLFYDLFPVYFRQQGVDLSKIGVISLLGLCWTLKFIWAPLIDFTRRHRYWMVAADVGMGLIMLQFAINNGYGPWVWLAIGLFTAMSATNDIAIDGYTIEQLDQREMGLANGIRIGMYRVGMLMAGILLWCSDALGWTATWGLAALFFLLLGLTCLNAPPEPPRLRPRDPAGLWDELDGLQRQPLLLLAIASFFAALLWPVVLTLDPAWAADYKKLWWYKGGPPVLLLFAATLLFRAGLQAQTEKQKQVAQQGPLFGALIALLQKPHAGLLLLFILIFKLADASIGFMIKPFWVDSGFTNAQIGMVSVNIGLGLSIAGGLVGGWYTDRVGIFKALWVLGLFQAVSNLGYVLAAAYVPHVPQGSPIAFEHQMLMYGASVIESFTGGLGTAAFMAFLMAIVDKERATTEYALLSSVFAFSRSIAGWAGGIGAQDMGYMNYFLLTFILAFPAYILLPWIKQILQQATEKS
- a CDS encoding M48 family metallopeptidase translates to MKTKLLLSSAALMLAMHAPAMAQNQASASQEDGVKVGGMSGMRNLVPAEELEKMAAQQYLSMKQQAETKKALAPDNHPQVKRLRTIADKLIPYASKWNPRAPQWKWEVNLIGSKQINAFCMPGGKIAFYTGILDQLQLTDDEVALVMGHEIAHALREHGRERMAKTKVTGALAGLAAGILSYKGVNPQVADGLTHGVANLTLLKFSRDNETDADVVGLDIAARAGYDPRAGVTLWQKMGAASKGAPPQWLSTHPAGTDRIAEIKKRLPEVMPLYAQTKGKNVASLPPFKTNTNLPPVQ
- a CDS encoding alpha/beta fold hydrolase, with translation MNEDAALVLLPGLDGTGDLFAPLCAALAACPAMRITPQIVRYPGHTVLDYQGLAPLARAACPSDRPFYLLGESFSGPLALQLAAQSPAGLRGVILCASFIRNPHPHAARIAPLATLLPIQLAPPSLMSFALLGQYSTPPLRAALAQAVRQASHTVLRQRLLSVTKIDVSQELRQLRVPLLYLQASQDRIVPARAWREIHALQPLAHKVSVAAPHCLLQAAPQAAAAALLDFFQHCTAQQAST
- a CDS encoding energy transducer TonB, which translates into the protein MPPERAAAEHSDTQTLPATAVTPLVDCPDLHYPRAALLDGAQGVSRLALQLDADGKVQSAQIVRSNASATLDQAALRAAASCQAAPGSAAPAEILLDIDWRVEE
- a CDS encoding TonB family protein codes for the protein MHFSTQAERPPLTRMLLVGVIHMSLLAAIVQGLSKRVIFKPASKPVDITIIKPADPPKSKDTPPLEPPKTKFTPLRIPPRLAIHPAPTEPTTLWVTDTPTQDGPLNPPSGATLAQEISQPPQKKTPLRTEARADAKDCAKPEYPAQALRNGEEGAVSLAFLIGKDNQVLEAKVLKSSGSRQLDKAAMAALSLCRFQAASLDGVAEMAWAKLDYVWKIE
- a CDS encoding DUF922 domain-containing protein is translated as MRRQLLPLLFAMLPGMAQAAVSEEHQVRHYDVRQTPGQSLFDALERSTPLRENGRSFHGYTRWEIVWNFTFNKGADGLCGIDSVQVKLLTITTLPRLLAAENKVRAEFNPFLAALTRHENGHKQHGQLAAYQIEREIKSMPRMSNCQELKQNANLRGTLLIEKGQQADRDYDAKTRHGCTQGACLTD
- a CDS encoding response regulator transcription factor — protein: MTAPIRILHADDHPVVLDGFASALEQYDIHTVAKAHSVEQALAQYRQEAPDVAILDLRFGSALTGLDAARQLLAEFPKAKIVFLSQFDQDSLIKEAYRLGAHAFITKDCTPQELAQAVRQAHAGQLYFMPAIAERLANLSIRGDHSPQSLLDERELQIFTRMAEGLTNQEIADQLQLSSKTISNTSQTIKDKLGVQRAADITRLALKHGLLSA